The Flavobacterium faecale genomic sequence AAAAAAGTTTTCACACGAGAACCTAAAGATTGGTGGGACGATTTGAATGAATCGCAGAAAGAAGAGATTCAGTTATCATTGCAAGAAGCGGAAGAAGGGAAGTATTCTGATTTTGATGAATTTATAACGCCGTATCTCGGTAAATGAGAAAGGCTGTAATAACCGATAGAGCCAAAAGGAACATTGCGGAGACTTTGGCTTATTTAGAAGGAAATTGGAATAAAAAAGTACAAGTCAAGTTTGCAACCAAATTGTATGAAAATATAAAAAGGATTACAAAAAATCCAGATTTGTTTCCAATTTCGTCTCATAATAAAAAAGTTCGGAAATGTGTTAGATCAAAACAAAGTAGCTTTTTCTATACTTTTTCAAATGAAAAAGTAATCATTTTAGCCCTTTTCGATACAAGACAAGACCCGAATAAAA encodes the following:
- a CDS encoding type II toxin-antitoxin system RelE/ParE family toxin, which encodes MRKAVITDRAKRNIAETLAYLEGNWNKKVQVKFATKLYENIKRITKNPDLFPISSHNKKVRKCVRSKQSSFFYTFSNEKVIILALFDTRQDPNKIKNIK